A window of Argopecten irradians isolate NY chromosome 1, Ai_NY, whole genome shotgun sequence contains these coding sequences:
- the LOC138331957 gene encoding 26S proteasome non-ATPase regulatory subunit 13-like translates to MPRDVGAYLAEQQRKTTGDLATDWGQLEELYNKKLWHQLTLKLLEFVKNPIFTKGDGLIRMYENFIADFEHRINPLALVELVVYVVRQITDPKNAIEFLEKVTEKVKGTETARVLCLTTMGTIRLKMKDLETTKTLMEECRDILEKIDGITPVHGRFYELSSNYHKLMGNHAEYYKEALRYLGCTNLDDIPSAEQVERSFNLALAALLGQGVYNFGELLAHPILESLKASDKSWLVDLMFAFNSGDIAKFEEYKSKWVSQADLAANEIPLRQKISLLCLMEMTFKRPATNRQLTFKEIADETRLPVNEIELLVMKALSLGLVKGSIDEVDQKVHMTWVQPRVLDLQQVSTMQKRLEQWCEDVTQMERLLEVKAHDILT, encoded by the exons ATGCCTAGGGACGTTGGTGCCTATTTAGCTGAACAACAGCGGAAAACAACAGGGGATTTAGCCACAGACTGGGGTCAACTCGAAGAATTATACAACAAAAA ACTATGGCATCAGCTAACGTTAAAGTTATTAGAGTTCGTGAAAAATCCAATATTCACAAAAGGAGATGGCCTCATAAGA ATGTATGAGAACTTCATAGCTGATTTTGAGcacag AATTAACCCCTTGGCCCTGGTGGAATTGGTGGTGTATGTTGTCAGGCAGATCACAG atCCTAAAAATGCGATTGAATTTCTTGAAAAAGTAACAGAAAAG GTAAAGGGCACTGAGACAGCAAGAGTGCTCTGTCTTACTACAATGGGAACCATCCGACTCAAAATGAAAGACCTTGAGACCACAAAG acaTTAATGGAAGAATGTCGAGACATCCTGGAGAAGATAGATGGTATAACACCTGTTCATGGCAGATTTTATGAACTCTCAAGTAATTACCACAAACTTATGGGTAACCATGCAGAATATTATAAGGAGGCCCTGCGTTACCTCGGCTGTACCAACCTGGATGATATTCCTT CTGCTGAACAAGTGGAGAGATCATTTAATTTGGCATTAGCGGCCTTACTGGGACAAGGAGTATACAACTTTGGTGAACTG CTTGCCCACCCTATCCTGGAATCTTTAAAGGCCTCTGATAAATCATGGCTGGTTGATTTAATGTTCGCTTTCAACAGTGGTGATATTGCTAAGTTTGAGGAGTACAAGTCTAAGTGGGTGTCACAG GCGGATCTAGCAGCTAATGAAATACCTCTACGACAAAAGATTTCACTCCTGTGTCTCATGGAA ATGACATTTAAAAGACCTGCAACTAATCGTCAGTTGACATTCAAAGAAATAGCAGATGAAACACGACTTCCTGTAAATGAG ATTGAGCTCTTGGTGATGAAAGCATTAAGTCTTGGTTTAGTGAAAGGTTCAATAGATGAGGTGGATCAGAAAGTTCACATGACATGGGTACAGCCTCGTGTCCTTGACCTTCAACAG GTTTCCACAATGCAGAAAAGGCTTGAACAATGGTGCGAAGACGTCACTCAGATGGAACGACTATTGGAAGTGAAAGCCCATGATATCCTCACTTAA